One window from the genome of Corvus moneduloides isolate bCorMon1 chromosome 9, bCorMon1.pri, whole genome shotgun sequence encodes:
- the TMEM69 gene encoding transmembrane protein 69 produces the protein MFPLIRRCCFNTPSKLQKMTDPRLLLYGKNKTTWSSFALQLRRDACPLSTSLSLKPASVYTTKLQAFHTSLPVFKKKTPAEPEAESQKSLESLKDSPKPALYLSLGGLIPFVAVPLAMAIQGTYCPELAFAQVAYGAATASFLGGMRWGFALPENSPAKPDWLNLANGIVPPLLACQALLFKDITQGAVMLVLALGITLHYDISLLPTYPRWFKVLRVVGTVVMGLSLLATVALKAVLEVEQSDDRKIRQNTN, from the exons ATGTTTCCTCTCATACGACGATGCTGCTTCAACACACCTTCCAAG CTGCAGAAGATGACTGATCCCAGACTGCTCCTCTATGGCAAGAATAAGACAACTTGGTCTTCCTTCGCCCTCCAGCTGCGGAGAGATGCGTGTCCTCTCTCAACATCTCTGAGCCTCAAACCAGCATCGGTTTACACAACCAAGCTCCAGGCTTTTCACACCTCTCTCCCCgttttcaagaagaaaacccCTGCAGAACCTGAGGCAGAATCACAAAAAAGCCTGGAATCACTAAAGGATTCTCCCAAGCCAGCCCTTTACTTAAGCCTTGGGGGGCTAATTCCATTTGTGGCCGTGCCCCTGGCCATGGCCATCCAGGGGACCTACTGCCCAGAGCTGGCCTTTGCTCAGGTTGCCTACGGTGCTGCAACAGCATCTTTCCTAGGGGGAATGAGGTGGGGGTTTGCTCTCCCGGAAAACAGCCCAGCCAAGCCAGACTGGCTGAACCTGGCTAATGGCATAGTTCCTCCTCTGCTTGCCTGCCAAGCCTTGCTTTTCAAAGATATCACTCAGGGAGCAGTAATGCTTGTGCTGGCCTTAGGGATAACGCTGCATTACGACATTTCCCTTCTTCCTACTTACCCCAGGTGGTTTAAAGTACTGAGGGTAGTGGGAACGGTGGTGATGGGATTATCCCTGTTGGCCACTGTAGCACTGAAAGCTGTCCTAGAGGTGGAGCAAAGTGATGACAGAAAGATACGGCAGAACACAAATTAA
- the IPP gene encoding actin-binding protein IPP — MAASAGTGKGGSGSISSSERHARLLLAQINRLRAGHSFCDVRLEVGPEAFSVHRLVLAASSPYFAALFAGGMKESGRDVVRIAGVEADTFHALLDFIYTGVVSIAEHNVQELIVAADMLQLTEVVELCCEFLKGQIDPLNCIGLFQFSEQIACHDLMEFTESYIHAHFLEVQSGEEFLALTKEQLVKILRSEDLSIEDEYQVFTAAMQWILKDVGKRKKYVVEVLEPVRFPLLPAQRLLKYIESIPDFSLRVALQTLLKEYCEVSKSPKENKVSSFLQASKGRPRRKARKYLYAVGGYTRLQGGRWSDSRALSCVERFDTFSHYWTTVSSLHQARSGLGVAVVGGMVYAIGGEDNSMIFDCTECYDPVTKQWTTVASMNHPRCALGVCTCYGAIYALGGWIGAEIGNTIERFDPEENSWDVVGSMAKPRYCFGCCEMQGLIYVVGGISSEGVELRSVEVYDPISKRWSELAPMGTRRAYLGVAALNDCIYAVGGWNESQDALASVERYSFEEEKWVEVASMKVPRAGVCVVAVNGLLYASGGRAPSPDFAAPVTSDSVEVYNPHMDSWTEIANMITSRCEGGVAVL; from the exons ATGGCGGCGAGTGCCGGGACGGGCAAGGGCGGCTCTGGCTCCATCTCCAGCTCCGAGCGGCACGCCCGCCTGCTCCTAGCCCAGATCAACCGGCTGCGCGCCGGGCACAGCTTCTGCGACGTGCGGCTGGAGGTGGGCCCGGAGGCGTTCTCCGTGCACCGCTTGGTGCTGGCGGCCAGCAGCCCCTACTTCGCGGCGCTGTTCGCGGGCGGCATGAAGGAGTCCGGGCGGGACGTGGTGCGGATCGCGGGCGTGGAGGCGGACACCTTCCACGCGCTGCTCGACTTCATCTACACAG GGGTGGTGAGCATCGCGGAGCACAACGTCCAGGAGCTCATCGTCGCCGCGGACATGCTGCAGCTCACCGAGGTGGTGGAGCTCTGCTGCGAGTTCCTCAAGGGCCAGATCGACCCGCTGAACTGCATCGGCCTCTTCCAGTTCTCCGAGCAGATCGCCTGTCACGACCTGATGGAGTTCACCGAGAGCTACATCCACGCGCACTTCCTGGAGGTACAGAGCGGGGAGGAGTTCCTGGCGCTCACCAAGGAGCAGCTCGTGAAGATCCTGCGGAGCGAGGACCTGAGCATCGAGGACGAGTACCAGGTTTTCACAGCAGCGATGCAATGGATTCTGAAGGAtgttgggaaaagaaagaaatacgTCGTAGAAGTACTGGAGCCGGTTCGATTCCCTCTACTACCAGCACAAAGGCTGTTAAAATACATAGAAA GTATTCCAGATTTCAGTCTTCGGGTGGCCCTGCAAACTCTGTTGAAAGAATATTGTGAAGTCTCTAAATCTCCCAAAGAGAACAAGGTCAGCAGTTTTCTGCAGGCTTCTAAAGGTCGTCCCCGGAGGAAAGCCAGGAAGTACCTTTATGCAGTAG GTGGGTACACCCGACTGCAAGGAGGACGCTGGAGTGACAGCAGAGCCCTCAGCTGTGTGGAGCGTTTTGACACCTTCAGCCACTACTGGACCACAGTGTCCTCTCTCCACCAGGCCCGGAGCGGGCTGGGGGTGGCTGTGGTGGGAGGAATGGTCTATGCCATAGGAG GTGAGGACAACTCAATGATTTTTGACTGTACTGAATGTTATGATCCTGTTACTAAGCAATGGACAACAGTGGCTTCCATGAACCATCCCCGCTGTGCACTGGGAGTGTGTACATGCTATGGTGCTATCTATGCTTTGG GAGGCTGGATTGGAGCAGAGATTGGCAACACAATTGAAAGATTTGATCCTGAAGAAAATAGTTGGGATGTGGTGGGAAGCATGGCTAAGCCCCGTTACTGCTTTGGGTGTTGTGAAATGCAAG GTTTGATTTATGTCGTTGGTGGTATCAGCAGTGAAGGAGTAGAGCTGCGTTCTGTTGAAGTCTACGACCCCATCTCTAAACGTTGGTCTGAGCTCGCTCCAATGGGCACCCGAAGAGCCTATCTTGGTGTAGCTGCTCTCAATGATTGTATCTATGCTGTGGGAGGCTGGAATGAATCTCAGGATGCACTTGCTAGTGTAGAAAGATACTCATTCGAAGAG GAAAAGTGGGTTGAAGTTGCATCGATGAAAGTCCCAAGAGCTGGTGTCTGTGTTGTGGCTGTGAATGGACTTCTCTATGCTTCGGGAGGCCGAGCTCCCAGTCCTGATTTTGCTGCTCCAGTAACCTCTGACTCTGTTGAAGTTTATAACCCTCACATGGACAGCTGGACTGAAATTGCCAACATGATAACCAGCCGCTGCGAAGGAGGCGTAGCTGTGCTGtaa